From the Patescibacteria group bacterium genome, the window GGCGTTTTTCATACTCTGTATGATAATTTGTACCTTTAGTTCATTTCTTCAACTTTGGCGGACCGTCTTTTGATACTTGAAACTGTAAAAGTTTTGATTGAGCCAATGTTGGAAAGTATACGAATGGTAAATGCGATGATGATTGCTAGGTATAGGTCCAGGTTTAATTTGTCGCCAAAGAATGTTATGACCATGGCGATTATCATGTTAAACAAAAGGCCTGATACAAAGACAGTGGTATCATACTTTTTCTCAACCTGCGCTTTTACCGCGCCAAAAATAGAGTCGAGAAGACCGATTATTGCGACTGCAGTGTATCGAGTGTATTCCGGTGGAATATCAAATTGCAGGAAAGCTCCAACTGATAGTCCTAAAATTAAGCCCAAGGCAATTAATAACATTATATTTCTTCCTTCTATTTGAAAATCTATTTTTGTCCATTATCTACAAACTAGATCCGTAGATATGTCGATTATTCTTAAATAAATAATTTTCGCAAATAGGCGGAAGGCACTCCCCTATTTTTTGTTTGCGGCTTTG encodes:
- a CDS encoding small basic family protein; the protein is MLLIALGLILGLSVGAFLQFDIPPEYTRYTAVAIIGLLDSIFGAVKAQVEKKYDTTVFVSGLLFNMIIAMVITFFGDKLNLDLYLAIIIAFTIRILSNIGSIKTFTVSSIKRRSAKVEEMN